Proteins from one Drosophila gunungcola strain Sukarami chromosome 3R, Dgunungcola_SK_2, whole genome shotgun sequence genomic window:
- the LOC128257928 gene encoding calphotin → MEPEASPAPVSAPVATPVAPTTVAAPAAVASPAAVAPSPATPIVAAPIAAAPAVASVQPAAVTAPAPISVVPVVVSPAPAPAPAPVPAPVPAPVPVISAAPGPVVATPVVATPVVATPAPVVAPVIAAPPLPVAETPVVAASTPVAVAPVIAETPVAVAPVVSTQATAAVEIAPVVAPPVEPPVASAPVPVTETPSVVDTPVAAAPVIATPPVPTTAAVAVAEAPVIVSPTVAVAPVTPTPAAADTEVPTAVAPPAASPSPIVATQAPAAEIPASAPVISPPIAVVADTPIAATVAEVTPVIQTSPVADTPEVVAPVVAAPPVAVSETPVVIAPPVAAISTPVSETPVVDAVVAPVTAEAPVAEPPAIAETPVVAAEIAAVAETPVAEPPVAALVVPSEASISSIPTVAAAEIPSQVIPPVELSTEGAVAGSSPPVAFADTTSVEVPAATIPEPVETPAAVPESQVVSVAPVETPTEPLSGTAPDILPPAVVSEVIPVSTPEPKAIEATPVEPLPVETPIATQEPAEIPALIPETVAEIPAPAPDKIPDAAAIETPAMALEPEITTISEPSAVAEVVDETIPPAVVEPTNPEPVVASAEPITEPPPNAVESVEPIPAESVLEAEPEITKVSETTDNVGQEVPVAETPETAPNVVEEPIATAPEPAATVSEEVLVTKGEDVVVAEAASVVDPLETPAAVEIISASIEPAADEPIAAVETITATGVEATTAEKPVEQVQSEVPDRSSPDPSLVPVAKITPLLRDLQTTDVSLLAIAATLDAIGEKLKDQKARNQQVMDRLCEIEKILGPPKTN, encoded by the coding sequence ATGGAACCAGAGGCTTCGCCAGCACCAGTTTCTGCCCCTGTGGCCACGCCCGTGGCTCCAACAACCGTGGCTGCTCCGGCGGCAGTGGCCAGCCCTGCGGCAGTGGCTCCTTCACCGGCAACACCGATTGTGGCAGCACctattgctgctgctcctgccgTTGCTAGTGTGCAACCAGCAGCAGTTACTGCTCCTGCTCCAATATCTGTCGTTCCCGTCGTTGTTTCgccagctcctgctcctgctcctgctccagtTCCTGCTCCAGTTCCTGCTCCAGTTCCTGTCATTTCTGCAGCCCCAGGACCTGTTGTTGCCACCCCAGTCGTGGCAACTCCAGTTGTTGCAACACCAGCTCCAGTTGTTGCTCCTGTGATTGCTGCCCCACCCTTACCTGTTGCTGAGACtcccgttgttgctgcctCAACACCTGTTGCAGTGGCTCCTGTGATCGCTGAGACCCCAGTTGCGGTAGCTCCTGTAGTCTCTACACAagcaactgctgctgttgaGATTGCGCCTGTTGTAGCTCCACCCGTGGAGCCTCCAGTGGCTTCAGCACCCGTACCTGTAACAGAAACTCCAAGCGTTGTCGACACTCctgtggctgctgctcctgTGATCGCTACACCGCCTGTTCCAACAacagctgctgttgctgttgctgaggCTCCAGTGATAGTATCACCCACTGTTGCCGTGGCACCTGTGACTCCAACTCCAGCGGCTGCTGACACTGAGGTTCCAACTGCCGTTGCACCACCTGCGGCATCTCCATCTCCCATAGTGGCAACACAAGCCCCTGCTGCGGAGATTCCAGCGTCCGCTCCTGTGATCTCACCGCCAATCGCTGTTGTTGCCGATACCCCGATTGCTGCAACAGTAGCAGAGGTCACACCGGTTATACAGACTTCACCCGTTGCTGATACTCCGGAAGTCGTTGCTCCTGTGGTCGCTGCACCACCAGTTGCAGTTTCTGAGACTCCAGTTGTCATAGCTCCGCCGGTGGCTGCCATATCAACACCAGTATCAGAGACCCCAGTAGTTGATGCAGTTGTTGCTCCAGTCACTGCCGAGGCGCCTGTTGCTGAGCCACCTGCAATTGCGGAGACACCAGTAGTTGCTGCCGAGatagctgctgttgctgagaCTCCAGTTGCAGAGCCTCCCGTCGCTGCGCTGGTGGTACCTTCCGAAGCATCCATATCCTCGATACCaacagttgctgctgctgaaatTCCGTCGCAAGTTATTCCGCCGGTGGAGCTTTCAACTGAAGGAGCTGTTGCCGGATCTTCACCACCAGTGGCATTTGCCGATACCACTTCAGTTGAAGTACCAGCTGCAACGATTCCCGAACCAGTGGAAACACCAGCTGCTGTTCCGGAGTCTCAAGTCGTTTCCGTGGCCCCTGTCGAAACTCCTACAGAGCCATTATCCGGAACCGCTCCTGATATTCTACCACCAGCTGTTGTCTCAGAAGTAATTCCTGTGTCAACACCCGAACCCAAAGCAATCGAAGCCACTCCGGTGGAGCCTTTACCTGTTGAGACTCCGATTGCGACCCAGGAACCAGCAGAAATTCCAGCACTTATTCCAGAAACTGTTGCCGAGATTCCAGCTCCGGCACCAGATAAAATTCCGGATGCTGCCGCAATCGAAACTCCTGCAATGGCCCTCGAGCCCGAAATCACCACTATCAGTGAACCTTCTGCCGTTGCCGAAGTTGTAGATGAAACCATTCCACCTGCGGTAGTTGAGCCAACTAATCCTGAACCAGTTGTAGCTTCAGCTGAGCCAATCACTGAACCACCGCCTAATGCTGTTGAATCCGTAGAGCCAATTCCTGCAGAAAGTGTTTTAGAAGCTGAACCAGAAATCACTAAGGTCAGTGAGACAACCGATAATGTAGGCCAAGAAGTGCCTGTAGCAGAGACTCCAGAAACGGCACCGAATGTTGTTGAGGAACCAATAGCTACCGCCCCGGAACCTGCAGCCACAGTTTCTGAAGAAGTACTGGTAACTAAGGGTGaagatgttgttgttgctgaggCCGCCTCTGTTGTGGATCCTCTTGAAACACCAGCTGCTGTCGAAATTATTTCGGCATCAATAGAGCCAGCAGCTGACGAACCAATTGCAGCAGTAGAAACAATTACTGCCACTGGAGTAGAAGCCACAACTGCCGAAAAACCTGTAGAACAGGTCCAGTCAGAAGTCCCCGATAGATCATCTCCAGATCCCAGTTTAGTGCCAGTGGCAAAGATTACGCCTTTGCTGAGGGATCTTCAGACCACCGATGTTTCTCTGCTGGCCATCGCTGCCACCTTGGATGCCATTGGAGAAAAGCTCAAGGATCAAAAGGCCAGAAATCAGCAGGTAATGGACAGACTTTGCGAGATTGAGAAAATTCTTGGCCCCCCCAAAACGAACTAG